A DNA window from Camelina sativa cultivar DH55 chromosome 13, Cs, whole genome shotgun sequence contains the following coding sequences:
- the LOC104737604 gene encoding S-adenosylmethionine synthase-like, with product METFLFTSESVNEGHPDKLCDQISDAVLDACLEQDPDSKVACETCTKTNMVMVFGEITTKATVDYEKIVRDTCRSIGFISDDVGLDADKCKVLVNIEQQSPDIAQGVHGHFTKRPEDIGAGDQGHMFGYATDETPELMPLSHVLATKIGARLTEVRKNGTCRWLRPDGKTQVTVEYYNDNGAMVPVRVHTVLISTQHDETVTNDEIARDLKEHVIKPIIPEKYLDDKTIFHLNPSGRFVIGGPHGDAGLTGRKIIIDTYGGWGAHGGGAFSGKDPTKVDRSGAYIVRQAAKSVVANGMARRALVQVSYAIGVPEPLSVFVDTYGTGLIPDKEILKIVKETFDFRPGMMTINLDLKRGGNGRFLKTAAYGHFGRDDPDFTWEVVKPLQWDKPQA from the coding sequence ATGGAGACTTTCCTATTCACATCCGAGTCTGTGAACGAAGGACACCCAGACAAACTTTGCGACCAGATCTCTGATGCAGTTCTCGATGCCTGCCTTGAGCAAGACCCTGACAGCAAAGTTGCTTGTGAGACATGCACCAAGACCAACATGGTCATGGTCTTTGGTGAGATCACTACCAAGGCTACAGTCGACTATGAGAAGATCGTCCGTGACACTTGCCGCTCCATTGGTTTCATCTCTGATGATGTTGGTCTCGATGCTGACAAATGCAAAGTCCTTGTCAACATCGAACAACAGAGCCCAGACATTGCTCAAGGTGTTCACGGTCACTTCACCAAGCGTCCAGAAGACATTGGAGCTGGAGACCAAGGACACATGTTTGGTTATGCCACTGACGAAACCCCTGAGCTCATGCCTTTGAGCCATGTCCTTGCAACCAAGATTGGTGCTCGTCTCACTGAAGTCAGAAAGAATGGAACTTGCCGTTGGTTAAGACCAGATGGCAAGACCCAAGTCACTGTTGAGTACTACAACGACAACGGCGCTATGGTTCCAGTCCGTGTCCACACCGTCCTTATCTCAACCCAGCACGATGAAACTGTGACCAATGACGAAATCGCTCGTGACCTCAAGGAGCACGTCATCAAACCAATCATCCCAGAGAAGTACCTCGACGACAAAACCATCTTCCACCTCAACCCATCAGGCAGGTTTGTGATCGGTGGACCACACGGTGACGCTGGTTTGACTGGACGTAAGATCATCATCGACACTTACGGTGGATGGGGAGCTCACGGAGGAGGTGCTTTCTCAGGCAAAGACCCAACCAAAGTCGACAGAAGCGGAGCTTACATTGTGAGGCAGGCAGCAAAGAGTGTGGTGGCTAATGGAATGGCTCGTAGGGCTCTTGTCCAGGTCTCATACGCCATTGGAGTCCCTGAGCCATTGTCTGTCTTTGTTGACACTTACGGAACAGGGTTGATTCCAGACAAGGAGATACTGAAGATCGTGAAGGAGACCTTCGACTTCAGGCCAGGAATGATGACCATTAACTTGGACTTGAAGAGAGGAGGAAATGGAAGGTTTTTGAAAACGGCGGCGTATGGACATTTCGGAAGAGACGACCCTGATTTCACCTGGGAGGTCGTGAAGCCACTCCAGTGGGACAAACCTCAAGCTTAA
- the LOC104737605 gene encoding two-pore potassium channel 5-like (The sequence of the model RefSeq protein was modified relative to this genomic sequence to represent the inferred CDS: added 87 bases not found in genome assembly) — protein sequence MDHHHHQPLISPQSRFRLEPIPENPNSSSSSSAAVTTIPRSISNTSFFHEISQERLLHLQDLEESVQKDDDGDQDEEEDRDEEETDRFYSNYTRPLHRCRTAPAMVIMKDLRPNKTQETKKPSPISKSIIKQALLLLIIYLTLGVSIYSFNRDHYSGIETHPVVDALYFCIVTMCTIGYGDIAPLTPWTKIFAVVFVLFGFGFLDILLSGVVNYVLDLQESMILTGIQTKQQHHHRFSAKDYIIDFEKGRMRIRMKVCLALCVVVLCIGLGALVLHFVEDLGFVDSVYLSVMSVTTVGFGDRAFKTLEGRLFAAVWLLVSTLAVARAFLYLAEARIDRRHRKAVKLALNREITVEDLLTADTYQHGFISKSEYIVLKLKEMGKITDKDINQVVIQFDKLDSNNLGKITLPDLLRGPL from the exons TCCTCCTCGGCCGCCGTCACAACAATCCCTCGCTCTATCTCAAACACTTCCTTCTTCCACGAGATTTCTCAAGaacgtcttcttcatcttcaagacCTCGAAGAATCCGTACAAAAAGACGACGACGGAGaccaagacgaagaagaagacagagacgaagaagaaacagatcGGTTCTACTCCAATTATACAAGACCACTTCACAGATGTCGTACAGCTCCAGCTATGGTAATAATGAAAGACTTGAGACCAAACAAaacccaagaaacaaagaaaccatCACCAATCTCAAAATCAATCATCAAACAAGCTCTGTTATTGCTGATCATCTACTTAACCTTAGGGGTTTCAATCTACTCCTTCAACAGAGACCACTACTCAGGGATCGAGACTCATCCCGTTGTCGACGCTCTCTATTTCTGTATCGTCACTATGTGCACGATCGGTTACGGTGACATCGCTCCGTTGACCCCATGGACTAAGATCTTCGCCGTTGTCTTCGTTCTGTTCGGATTCGGGTTCTTGGATATACTTCTGAGTGGTGTCGTCAACTACGTTTTGGATCTTCAAGAGAGTATGATCCTAACCGGAATCCAAACCAAGCAGCAGCATCACCATCGCTTCTCTGCTAAAGATTACATCATCGATTTCGAGAAAGGGAGGATGAGGATAAGGATGAAGGTTTGTTTAGCGCTGTGCGTCGTCGTTTTGTGTATTGGTCTCGGTGCTTTGGTTTTGCATTTCGTTGAGGATTTGGGTTTCGTTGATTCGGTTTATCTCTCGGTTATGTCGGTCACGACCGTTGGGTTCGGTGATCGGGCTTTTAAGACGCTTGAAGGTAGGCTTTTCGCCGCGGTTTGGCTTCTTGTTTCCACTCTTGCGGTGGCGCGTGCGTTTTTGTATCTGGCGGAGGCGAGGATTGATCGGCGGCATAGGAAAGCTGTTAAATTGGCTTTGAATAGAGAGATCACTGTTGAGGATTTGCTCACTGCTGATACTTATCAACATGGTTTCATCAG TAAATCAGAGTATATAGTGTTGAAGCTTAAGGAGATGGGGAAGATCACTGATAAAGACATTAACCAGGTTGTGATTCAGTTTGACAAACTTGATTCCAATAATTTGGGCAAAATCACTTTACCTGATCTTTTGAGGGGTCCTCTGTGA